The Caproicibacterium amylolyticum genome includes the window TGGATTCCTTTACATTTGCAATTTTGCCGCATCTGTTTTCATGTATACTGTGTTTTCTCCCTTTCTGTGGTAGAATGAAAAGGAAAAGAAATTTTCATTTTGTAAGAAACTTGTAAGAATTCCGGCAGTTTCTTTGTAAGAATTCTGCGGTACCATAAAAGCACAGGAGGAGAAAAAATGAACAAAGACAAAATACTGGTTGTAGACGATGACCGGGAAATCACAAAGGCAATCGCGCTGCTGCTGCAAAAAGAGGGCCTTGCCGCCGAGTGCGCCTACGACGGAATGGAGGCGCTCGAAAAAGTGACGGACCCGCAGGTCTGCCTCTTGATTATCGATGTGATGATGCCAAAGCTGGACGGCCTTTCCGCTGTGCTGCGTATCCGCGAAAAACGCAACCTGCCAATTCTGGTGCTTTCCGCAAAAAGTGAGGATTCCGATAAAATTCTCGGTCTTTCCATGGGCGCGGACGACTACATTACAAAGCCGTTTAACCCAATGGAATTAATGGCACGGGTAAAGTCCCAGCTGCGGCGGTACAAAACGCTTGGCAGCCGAAACGAAGAGCAGCGGCAGGGTATTCTGCGCACCGGGCGGCTTGCCTTTAACCCGACAGCAAAGCAGCTGACCGCCGACGGCGAGGCGATTCACCTGACCGCAACGGAAACAAAGATTGTCGCGCTGTTGATGGAAAACCTTGGGCGTGTCTTTTCCGCCGAGGAAATCTACCGCCGCGTATGGGACGAGGACGCCTACAGCGTAGAAAACACAGTGATGGTACATATTCGGCGCATCCGCGAAAAAATCGAACTAAATCCAAAAGAACCTGAATACTTAAAGGTGGTGTGGGGACTTGGCTACAAAATTGAAAAAATACTATGACGAACTGCGGCAGACACCCGCTGATTCTAAGAACTGGCGGAACATTGGCTTTGTGGGCTGGCTCAGTTTTTTCCTGAGCATCAGTATTCTGCTGACCATTGCCGGATGTTACTTTGGTCCGCGCGCCGCGGCGGCCATGGGCGGTTCCTCTTACGAGGATTTGATGCAGGATGACTACAAGAATACCAGCCTTTTCAGAAATTCTGTGGTATCCGGTATTTATTCGATGGCTTATGTAAACGCAGACGGCAGTTGCTTTGGTGACATTGACGCTCCCTATAGTTATCATTCCTATTTCTCCTCTGACCAAAATCAGGCTATTTTTTCCTGTGCCGCAGTGGAAGATGATAAACTGATTTTTCAACATGCCGGAATGAACTATAATGCATTGCTGACCGAAAATTTCCGTACGCAGTCATTTCTGCTGAAAATTACGCTGCAAAATTTTAAAGTCACAGATGTAAAAATTCTGCAGGATGGCAACATTCTTAAACCAGAAGCCAGTGAATGGATTTTTAAACTCCGCAATAGTTTGCTTGGCATAACAATACCGGATTTTACTGACGAAAACCGTAAAATTACATCTGGGGTAAAATCCGACAAAGGCCGTACTTTCTACTTTACTATCACAGATTCACTTCCCAGCACCAATGTTTACAGCGCTTATGCTACTGAAAAGCAGCTATACAGAGGCATTACCGAAAATTCTGCTTTGCTAGCATTGGCAGTGCTGTTGCTTGCGGTCAGCATCCTCTTTTACCCAGGTAAGCAGAAAGGTGACCGTGCCTTTGCTTCCCTTGTAGGACACATTCCGATAGAGATTAAGCTGCTTCTGCTACTAGTGCTGTATATTTGCCCAATAATGTACTCTACTGGCCATCTGCATATCTTTACCGGTCTCGAAACTCTCCACTTTGCTTTGGTAAATTGCCTGTTTTACCTTTTGTGGTATGTATGGCTCACCTATTTTGTGGTAAACGATATTCGATACAAAACCTTTGCAAAGCATAGCATTATCCGCCGCCTGTGGCAAACCGCGCACGGCGCGGTACAGCAGAACAATGTAAAAACACCGCTTGCAAAGCAAATTCAACGCTGGCTGCTGCCGCTTTTCGTTTTGGTAGACATCTGCATGGTGCCATGTGTACTTTTCTTCGGCCTTTCAGACAACATCTTTGCTACTAGTTCCGGTTATCACCATTTACTGCGCCTTATCTTCTTCGGTGGACTTGCCGCGGCTGTCATTTATTTGGAGTACCGCATCTGGAAAAAGTCGAAATTTCTCGGCACACAAATGGCAAAGCTGACGGAACAGATTCGGCTGATTCGCAGCGGTGCACAGCCGCAGCCAATCCACGTTGGCGGATGCGACCAGCTTTCCGCAGCGGCGTATG containing:
- a CDS encoding response regulator transcription factor, giving the protein MNKDKILVVDDDREITKAIALLLQKEGLAAECAYDGMEALEKVTDPQVCLLIIDVMMPKLDGLSAVLRIREKRNLPILVLSAKSEDSDKILGLSMGADDYITKPFNPMELMARVKSQLRRYKTLGSRNEEQRQGILRTGRLAFNPTAKQLTADGEAIHLTATETKIVALLMENLGRVFSAEEIYRRVWDEDAYSVENTVMVHIRRIREKIELNPKEPEYLKVVWGLGYKIEKIL
- a CDS encoding sensor histidine kinase — its product is MATKLKKYYDELRQTPADSKNWRNIGFVGWLSFFLSISILLTIAGCYFGPRAAAAMGGSSYEDLMQDDYKNTSLFRNSVVSGIYSMAYVNADGSCFGDIDAPYSYHSYFSSDQNQAIFSCAAVEDDKLIFQHAGMNYNALLTENFRTQSFLLKITLQNFKVTDVKILQDGNILKPEASEWIFKLRNSLLGITIPDFTDENRKITSGVKSDKGRTFYFTITDSLPSTNVYSAYATEKQLYRGITENSALLALAVLLLAVSILFYPGKQKGDRAFASLVGHIPIEIKLLLLLVLYICPIMYSTGHLHIFTGLETLHFALVNCLFYLLWYVWLTYFVVNDIRYKTFAKHSIIRRLWQTAHGAVQQNNVKTPLAKQIQRWLLPLFVLVDICMVPCVLFFGLSDNIFATSSGYHHLLRLIFFGGLAAAVIYLEYRIWKKSKFLGTQMAKLTEQIRLIRSGAQPQPIHVGGCDQLSAAAYDLNAVQDGIEAAVNERVRSERMKVELVTNVSHDLKTPLTSIISYVDLLGQEELSPTARDYVQILAQKSDRLKAIVQDVFDISKAVSGNLAVNNKTLDLAKLLRQTLADMDEQISAAPLTFRVQLPEQPVWIYSDGDRLYRVFQNLIQNAVQYSLENSRVYITLAVLQGYAHAKVRNTSKHEIGDAQALLERFTRGDKNRTTEGSGLGLSIAQSFTQACGGTFSVSAQADLFIAEVVLPLGQAPQTNNSSGTVLEPVLADSPKNTNTPAS